The Lactuca sativa cultivar Salinas chromosome 2, Lsat_Salinas_v11, whole genome shotgun sequence genome includes the window catggaccgtaaactcatgtttactcccctaaAGGCACGATTTCGGGTTTCTAatttcatgcatgcaagtttctaagtcatAGATAAGCATTAGAAGGGTTTTGGAGggattttggggcttcaaaacccccttatgggagttgacggttttgggaggtgttccccaaccgtaaactcgagtttttGAGGTATTTGGGTGATTAAATCCTGAATTTGCATGAATACAAAGgaaaacaacaagctaggaatgaTTACTGACggttttggagcttgaatgaggtgtttcttggccaaaacctacttgtagagagagagagagagagtagagagagaaaactTCTAGGAGTGAGAAAAGGTTCAAGTTAaagccactcaacccttatataggtcTTGAGTTGGcggccaggtggggatccacctcataccgacgttaaacggagtttaaaatttttacccgattaaatggtcgtaacccgacttagtcgtaaactaaaatttttccacaGATAAATTCGAAGGTGTTACAtgtgtttttattttctttcaacacttatgaaataaaataaaacattaatttatttgCCTAACCCAAATGTAaacgaaaataataataaaatatttttattaacggaaatgggttatGGTGACGGAATAAGTTTCAGATTGTCAGAATAATGGTAATGTAAacacttcttttaataaaatgggttgttttgaaaagtataaatttgttgtgatttttgagacGCTACAGTAacaaatatatataaacataaacgttgacaaatatatatatatatatatatatatatatatatatatatatatatatatatatatatatatatatatatatatatatatatatatatatatatatatatatatgcttacgttattatattctaactaattattgtttCTATGTAGGAATGATTGTGGACccatcattttagttattttaagaaagacaTTTATCCCTATtatcaaattaaaaaaattagaataatacaatttaattaaaataacgGTAAAAATGTACATTTTCAGTACTTTCAAATTAGGAAACacaaatttaaaaggaaattttcggattttatgggatttttttatcttaattttgaattatgatttttttaattaattcaattttaattttgttAGAATGTTtttgaattatgattttttttaattaattcaattttaattttgaattatgaTTTTGTCAGAATGATGTTATATGATATTGTTTTGTTAGACTGtttttctattagaatattaataaagtataataAAATTCTTGAACTTGAAATTGATTAATAACAACATTCAAATATATTCATACACATCCGAACATAACTACAAATTCATAAATATTCTTACATACcgatacattttaatataattgtacatattctaacagaatgtcatCAAAATGAATAAAACTCCTAAGAATAACAttctaaaatataaaattattgaacaaatacaATTAATCTTCCTCAATGGTCCAAATAATCACACATAATCTTCTTCAATGGAACATGTTATTGAACTCAATTCCAAGTCTTTCTATTGTATGATCAATCATTCATTCATTCTTCAAGCTATTTTGAAAGAATAGTTCTTTACCAATGAGAAAGAAAAGCTAAAGTCCTTTGTACAAATCAGCATACATGGGAATTgcaccaaaactcataaccaagaatTATATACAAATCAGCATACATGGGAATTgcaccaaaactcataaccaagaatTGTAGAAAATGCAGAAATCATAGAGGAAATATCGAGATTCAATTCCGATAGTATCGGAATTCGagattccattccaacataattgaAATTTAAGATACAATTCTAGCATAATTACCCTCACCATTAGTATTTATGGATGCAAAATGGAAATTTAGAACATGCATTTGAATCAAAAGAATCAAATATACCTCCATGATTTCTCTTTGACAAGTTTGGATAAATCTCCAAGTTATCTTCCCCCACAAAATTCTTACCTTCTGTATCCAATTTTGATATATCAAATTAAAGAACAAAGTACATCTTTTTTGGATTACACAAATATGCTCTCTATGAAAAGTGATAAGGAAAAGGGAACTAAGATTAACCTGGTatcaaaaaataaacataaagccGACAAAATGAAGAAACCTCCGACAACCCACTGGAAAACAAGAAACTTTAATAATTCAGAcaaaatgcataccacatggtCGATACCAAGTAACACCAATAACCAAGTCAAAATTCTCCTTGTGTTCTTTTAGAATTTGAACATCAAATTCTCTTTTAGGCATTTCCATAAACATGTGTCATGCAACATATacagaaaatataaaaaacattttttttttcatatgaatttaaAAGATATGAATTCTGGAAAAAAATACAGTTTAGTCAAGTATAATATGTGAAatcatttcagaaaatatgacTCCAAGAATACATTCATTTCAAAATACATTCTGAGATAATAGAATACATTTTGCCATAACATATTTCTTTTtgacattttatcaaacacttttaGGGAACTCCCAAACAACATTACGTGCCAAATTAACTTTAAAATGAAATGACACCCAAGAGATACCCAAAATATCATGACCCGCAttgaaaaaaaacaatttaatgaTTACTAATTTTCCCCATGTGCATAAACAATCAAACAGTTCAAATGGAATTGAATTATGAAACTTTACTTGAATAAATGTAACATGAGGGAACTTTTTGGCACACTCCTCCATTAATTCTGTCCTTAAAGGTGTTGCACCTGAACCAACGTTATCTAAAGAAGATAGATCGAACTTCTTTACTACATCATGTTTAGCACAATGAATCATAACTGGGGGAACAACCTATAAATGTGTCGTTCTATATTACTTAATTCTCTTTAATAATCCTTCAAAATCAAACTTCCTCATAGATATGATCATATTCCCTTCGTGTAACTAAGTATATAGTACAACCCCAAGTCCAGATATATGAAACATCGGCAAGAAACATACGTGTCTGCTATCATTCTCCCCCATTAATCTTTGATCATAAGTTATAATCTATGAAACTAAGATGAAATTCCTATGGATGAAAACGACACCCTTACTAACACCAGATGTCTCAGAGGATTACAATAAGGACGTAATATCATCTCCTTGAATCGGAACATCAGACAGTTTTGTGATTGATGGAGATTTTGAAGTCAAATcgttacacaaaaaaaaaacatcatgtTCTCGAACTTTCTGATCCTAAAACACAACCGGAAGGCCAAAGTTTTCAACTTTTTGGTATAATTCTTGAATGGTGATGATGAGTTTGGGTTTAGAGTCTATGAGTTGTTTGGATATGTCGCCAATAGTGTACTGAGGGTAGAATCTGGTGGCTATGGCACTGAGCGCGATGACAAAAAATAGAGAGACAGAGTATTCGATTGAGTTGGGGGCGAAGAATCGAGATTGGGGCAAATAGGGTTTTTGAGGTTAGAGGTAAGCACACATAGATGATTTAAGGAAATTAATCCAACATTTTAcggtaattaaatatttattaattaagaaaattaattaatggTTAAAATTACCATTTAACCATTATTTAGGTTTTTGAAATGATTGGCTCACAATCattcctacatccacacaataattacttggaatacttgaacctagctctctctctctctctctttctctctctatatatatatatatatatatatatatatatatatatatatatatatatatatatatatatatatatataaagtaaacaTTAATGAGTACATAAACATAAATATGAAATGTAAAAATTATCGAATATATAAACGTAAATATGAAATGTAAACATCAACGATTATAAAAACACTAatatgaaacataaatattaatgAGTATACCTAAAAAAGATTAATGCATATATCATCCcctaaaaatataaaaagtatAAAAGGGGTTGAACTAttggaaaatttattttattaatttccaaaaatgGATTTTATCCATTGAAGAGCTCGAAATTCGAAATTTTAATGTATTCAAAAAGGTCAAATGATTATGTATTTGTGTTCCCCTCCATGATACCTTTGTTTTCATATATCTCACGTCCAAAACGGATTAGAAATGAATGAGAAATTACTTATCAAAGTGTGGTAGTTGGAAGAGGAAAATAAGTGGTTTAAATGGTTTTAACTCATCCCACATTGACGGGAGTAGGAAAAGGAAATGGGTATATAATTACAAAGACTAGCTACCTTTGTAAGACTTATTAGAACCAAGGCTCTCTCTTGCACGCGCACACATGGGGATACGAATGCGAGCCAAATTTGGCTTCGAACCACTAAACTTGTGTGCGAGCGCGCGTCCTGCGGGCACGAATGCACCATGGGTTTGCAATTATTTCTTTTCAGTTAACAATTTCGGTTTTTATTTCTTGATTAATTGTTATATTTAATTGTGACAGTTACAATTTCGTTTTAATTAAATCAGATATATTGGATAGTATAAATACAACGCCTATGTGACTGATTGTAGACACCGAATGAAACGAAATCACTCTCTTACGATTCTGCTTCTTCTTCCATCTTTTGCTACAACTAAGGTATAATCTAGGCCAAGTGAGGGTTTGGGAAATCTATTAGAATTGCATTCTACTATTTTATCCAGGGAAACAGACACCTATATAGGGAAAATTTGTTTTAAGGAAAATGTGTCAAACACGTGTCTCGGTAACAATTTATTTTTTGGTTCTTTCGTATAGATCCTAGGGTTATATTTTTCCTAATAGTATTAAAACAAATCGTTTGTGCGAAACGAACTTGAGAAAAAAAATCGTTTCTGTTTCATCTTACACTACTtatataaaagttttttttttctcccTTACTCTTGTAGAATCTGTTTTCGGCAATTGTTTTCTAAGATAGTTTTCTATTTTCAGCTTTTCTGTTTACAAGTATTTAACCATTTAAGTTTATTGCATCCATAATCTGTTACTGTTTTCAGAAATTATTTTCTAAAACAGTTTTCAAATTCTTTCTTTTGTCTTCACAACTTTTCAGAACTTGTTTTTTGGAATTAGACAATACTTAAAAGTTTAGTTGTTATTAAATCTTTAACAGTTTTTTGTTTGCTTCCTTTTGTAGCATGAATGCTGGTGAAAGTTCCCAACCACAAAAGCCTAATGATACTCCTAATGCTCAAGGATCTCCTATGATGACCATGTCGGTTAATCACGCTGAGAAACCTGAGAAGTTCTCTGGATTAAACTTTAAGAGGTGGCAGCAAAAGATGGTTTTGTACCTTACCATACCGAATCTTGCTAGATTCTTAACTGAATAGGTTCCGAGAATGCCCGAAGGAGAGAGAGATGTGCAAGCTTTGAATGTAATTTATTCTTGGAAACATTCTAACTTCTTATGTAGGAATTATGTTCTTAATGGTCTTGTTGATTTGCTTTATAATGTGTATTGTGTAACAAAGACAACCAAAGAACTATGGGACTCTTTGGACAAAAAGTATAAAACTGAAGAGGTCGGGACAAAGAAATTTTTGGTTGCCCTGTTTCTTGACTATAAAATGGTGGATGGAAAAATTGTTATGTCCCAAgtccaagaactacaagtcctcctACATGACATGCATGTCAAGGGATGGGGTTTAATGagcctttttttttgttttttccatGATTGAGAAGCTACACCCTAGTTAGGTTGATTTCAAGAATTACTTGAagcataagagaaaggaaatgtcCATTGAGGACCTTATTGTTCGCCTTCGAATTGAAGAGGATAGTAAGATAGCTCAAAAGAGTAGTTATACACCTATTTTTGATAAAGCTAATGTTGTGGAGCATGGTCAAATTTCTCGGAAGAACAAATATACAAATGGAAAATTCTAAAAGAAAGGCAAGGGTTCAAACTTCGGAGCCAAAGGTGGAACTTTGAAGAAAACGTTTCAAGGAACCTGCCATAACTATGATCGACGGGGTCATCGGGCTTCTAATTGCAAGCCCCCAAAGAAGGCTAATGAGGCAAATGTCGTGGAGAAGATAACCAATGATGTTTCTGTTATCGATCTTGTACCGGTTATTTCTGAAGTTAATCTTGTGGAGTCCAATCCAAGGGAGCGGTGGATTGATATGGGAGCTACCCTTCATGTTTGCTTGAATAGAGAATGGTTCAGAAGCTTCATGGTTGTGGAAAATTGTGATAAGTTATTTATAGGAAACTCGGCTACTTCTTATATCCAAGGTGTTGGAAAGATTGTGTCGAAGATGACGTCGAGAAGAGACCTGACATTGAATGATGTGTTGTATGTACCCGAAATTCATAAGAATCTTGTGTTGGGTTGATTTTTGAACAAACATTGTTTTCGCTTGGTGTTTGAGTCGTATATATTTGTGTTAACAAAAACTGGTGTGCATGTGAGTAAGGGGTATGCTGATAGGGGTATGTTGAAACTTTGTGTAATTCCTCTTAAGCCGAATGATAATGAAATGAATCACTGTTTTACTTATTTGCTTGTGTCTTCAAATATttggcatgctagattaggacatgttaattttgatactctttaacttttaattaaagtCGAACACATACCACACTTTGATATTGACTCAAAATACAAAAGCAACACTTGTGTTGAATAAAAATTAACAAGACAATCCTTTAAGTCCATTCAAAGGACGAATGAACCACTTGGATTAATTCACACCAATGTGTGTGACATGAAATCAATTCCATCCGAGGGTTGAAATAAGTATCATTTTTACTGATTATTGCACTAAATTGTGCTAAGTCTATTTACTTAAAAGTAAAGACGAGGCTATATAGAAGTTTAAAGTGTATAAAAGTGAAGATGAGAATCAACTTAATAAGAAAATTAAAGTACTAAGAAGTGACTGTGGAGGTGAATATGTATCACCGTTTGAGGAATTTTGTGCAACTCATGGTATCATACATGAGCTTACTTCACCTTATTCACCATGAAAAAAATGGCATGGCCAAAAGGAAAAATTGGACCTTAAAGGAAATGATGAATGCCATGTTGTTAAATCTAGGTTGCCACTCTCAATGTAGGAGGAAGCTATACTTTCATCTAACCACCTTTTAAATAAGGTCCCACAAAAGAAATCAGATAAAACACCGTATGAGTTATGGTTAGGTATAAAACCATCCTACAAATAGCTTCAAGTGTGAGGGTGCCTTGCAAAGGTCGTGGTAGCTGCACCAATGTGGTTAACATAGGACCCAAGACTATTGATTGCATATTTTTTGGATATGAACAAAACAGTAGTGCGTATTGATGTCTTGTGCATGACTCAAAAGTGCCATATATTCACAAATGAAGAATAATGGAGTCAAGAAATGCATCATTCTTTGAGAATATGTTTCCATGTCTTGATAAGGTTGAGACAAGAACTTCAAAGTTAATTGAGCACAATGAATCCTCTTATGAAGAAGAAATAGAGGAAGAAACAGAGCCCCATAGAAGTACAAGGTCATGAATTGAGAAGTCATTTGGAAATGATTTCTACACTTAGATGGTTCAAAGAGAGCCTCAAACTCTCAAAGAGGCAGTGACATCTTTTGAAGGCCCACACTGGGAAGAGGCAATTAAAAGCGAAATGGATTCCATATTACAAAACCATACATGGGAGCTAGTGGATTTACCTCAAGGTTGCAAACCACTAAGCTATAAATGGATTTTCATGAAGAAAATGAAAGCGGATGGAACCATTGACAAGTAAAAGGCAAAACTAGTAATAAAAGGCTATAGACAGACTAGTGGCCTTAATTACTTTGATACGTACTCTCCTGTCACACCTATTACATCCATTAGATTGTACTTCTAATCGCTTCTTTAACAAATATtaaagtacatcaaatggatgttaaaacaacTTTGCTAAACGGGGATTTACAAAAAGAAATCTACACGGAACAACCAGAAGGGTATGTTGCCCCATGACAAGAATCAAAGGTTTGCAAACTAGTGAAGTCATTATAGGGGTTAAAACAAGCCCGAAAACAACGGTATCAAAAGTTTGACCATGTGATGTTAGAAAGTGGATACAAGATTAATGAATGTGACAAGTGTGTTTTTGTTAAAAACACAAGTGAGGGTTGTGTTATCTTGTGCCTTTATGTTgatgatgtaacatcccaaaaatacagggtaaaaatttcatcttTTATCATAATCAACACACTATTGTAACTTTGCTCAAAACATTGAAAAgcatttgaaataaaaaaattatcagaGTTTGTtcccaaagatcacatattgTGGAAAACATGGGTGTATGCGCTGCGATTGTCCCGAGCTCTTTTATTTGAGAACtagagtacctgaaacaaacactgaaaaccgtaagaacaaagcttagtaagttccccagataccacataccatacatatgcAATGATCCATACATGGCATACATAACCGCAATCCATACATTAAATAAGGTGCTATGTGTCATCCATAGTCGTGCCAATATGTCACGAGCCGCCTCGTGGCGTCCCTTGCCAATCCGGAGGTcaaaaccctgggtcttacagtCAAGTGCCAGGaaccacctcctggtcttccatgcaagcatcacacaGGCAACTAGCATACACTATACTCTACTTAACTAATTAGCATACAGtatgccaggagccgcctcctggtctttcatacataatgccaaGGGCTAACCCTCAggtcttcctacaatacataaaccaaatgggtcggcattggtgccttcggcccatagaacagtgaggagactcacttcAAATGTTGAAGCTCACTGCAAGAAATCCATAGCTACTGCCATGATGACTTGCCAAGCTAACAATTACCAACACAATATCCAATTAACA containing:
- the LOC111888918 gene encoding uncharacterized protein LOC111888918, whose amino-acid sequence is MKGSNIVAYIAKFSDLVALCPGVVPTEGKKVEIMNAGESSQPQKPNDTPNAQGSPMMTMSVNHAEKPEKFSGLNFKRWQQKMVLNYVLNGLVDLLYNVYCVTKTTKELWDSLDKKYKTEEVGTKKFLVALFLDYKMVDGKIKGKGSNFGAKGGTLKKTFQGTCHNYDRRGHRASNCKPPKKANEANVVEKITNDVSVIDLVPVISEVNLVESNPRERWIDMGATLHVCLNREWFRSFMVVENCDKLFIGNSATSYIQGVGKIVSKMTSRRDLTLNDVLYVPEIHKNLVLG